The Trichoplusia ni isolate ovarian cell line Hi5 unplaced genomic scaffold, tn1 tig00000609, whole genome shotgun sequence genome includes a window with the following:
- the LOC113507101 gene encoding uncharacterized transmembrane protein DDB_G0289901-like — MVLKLKCFYYTLTALLLIAVVPAQSASDFLDEVRGVRVRRQAGYVYEKPSVSFDLPSQSTPAPTQAPNVDRTLTQQMYYAYPVPAAGETANGGGTAGNAAAAASAAGSAASGGYNYKSSTSTNFGYNYGSPPSGNSGYQVANAGSQASGSGAANKGTSQGGYSSTSTGTSQGGYSASNTGTSQGGYGYSAPSPTPVPNIQGSVEVSTNAPRYLPPTAGSGSGGIANDGGVSVNSGSRQVSSTGSVPANPVGKPSDSYLPPKVATNTISSGQTVTSTSTSSQTNSNSGTVSVPNDDYLPPVISTSPAPAPVPVVPNSNYIPPSKPATSYLPPSFF, encoded by the coding sequence ATGGTgctcaaattaaaatgtttttattatacgtTAACAGCTTTGTTATTAATAGCTGTAGTACCGGCCCAGTCTGCGAGCGACTTTTTGGATGAAGTTAGAGGCGTTCGAGTGAGACGTCAAGCCGGGTATGTGTATGAAAAGCCGAGTGTTTCATTTGACCTGCCTTCGCAGAGCACACCTGCACCTACTCAAGCACCAAATGTTGACAGGACGCTGACGCAGCAAATGTATTACGCATACCCCGTGCCAGCAGCAGGTGAGACCGCCAACGGAGGCGGCACAGCGGGGAATGCCGCCGCGGCTGCTTCAGCAGCGGGCTCAGCTGCGAGCGGCGGATACAACTATAAGTCATCCACATCGACTAATTTCGGTTATAACTACGGCTCTCCCCCTTCTGGAAATAGCGGTTATCAGGTTGCGAATGCAGGATCACAAGCCTCTGGTTCTGGGGCTGCTAATAAAGGCACTTCACAAGGCGGCTATAGTTCTACTAGCACTGGAACCTCACAAGGGGGTTACAGCGCTTCTAATACTGGAACTTCACAAGGTGGTTACGGTTACAGCGCGCCCTCACCAACTCCTGTCCCAAATATACAAGGGTCAGTTGAAGTGTCTACTAACGCTCCTAGATATTTACCACCTACAGCTGGTAGTGGTAGCGGTGGAATTGCAAACGATGGCGGTGTTTCTGTCAATTCTGGTTCCAGGCAAGTCTCAAGTACAGGCAGTGTACCTGCAAACCCAGTAGGCAAACCATCAGATTCTTACTTGCCACCGAAAGTGGCAACTAATACAATTTCATCTGGTCAAACCGTGACTTCAACATCAACCAGCAGTCAGACTAACAGCAACAGTGGTACAGTGTCAGTCCCTAATGACGATTACTTACCGCCAGTAATTTCCACTTCACCAGCACCGGCCCCGGTTCCCGTGGTAccaaattcaaattacattccTCCTTCAAAACCTGCAACTTCATATCTCCCACCATCATTCTTTTGA